One Halobacterium sp. DL1 DNA window includes the following coding sequences:
- a CDS encoding anion permease — MVSLLLLVALVAAVFVGFNIGGSSTGVAWGPPVGARITSKTGAAALMTVFVFLGGWTVGRNVIATLGGDLVPQTIFSTEASIVVLGFIGLGMLLANLYGVPVSTSMTAVGAIAGLGLATGELDYGVLGSIMVWWAIAPVLGFWFGVIIGRYLYSYLDQKFALEQSSGPLFTLDRSGILPTPELGPGTTPREAVSTVVVLAIACYMSFSAGASNVANAVAPLVGGGLIGTGNAVILATVAIGVGAFTIARRTMESVGNDLTDLPLLAATIVMVVAASITTVASALGIPMSLALSTVMCIVGLGWGRATRPTGAVDLARGDVKTDISVDAITAETGDEVDPVGEEDPRNVQDAQQLFDPSSVVRFVAFWIIGPSIATALSYLAFLVLPIAGTA, encoded by the coding sequence ATGGTTTCGCTCCTATTACTGGTCGCACTTGTCGCTGCGGTCTTCGTCGGGTTCAATATCGGAGGCTCATCGACGGGCGTCGCGTGGGGGCCGCCCGTTGGCGCACGCATCACGAGCAAGACCGGCGCAGCCGCCCTGATGACGGTGTTCGTCTTCCTCGGTGGCTGGACAGTCGGACGCAACGTCATCGCGACACTCGGTGGCGACCTCGTCCCACAGACGATTTTCTCTACGGAAGCGAGCATCGTCGTCCTGGGGTTCATCGGACTCGGAATGCTGCTCGCCAACCTCTACGGTGTTCCCGTTTCGACCTCGATGACAGCGGTCGGGGCGATTGCCGGTCTCGGACTCGCAACTGGAGAACTCGATTATGGCGTCCTCGGCTCGATCATGGTCTGGTGGGCCATCGCACCAGTCCTCGGATTCTGGTTCGGTGTGATCATCGGTCGGTATCTCTACTCCTATCTCGATCAAAAGTTCGCCCTTGAGCAATCCAGTGGCCCACTCTTCACGCTCGACCGGTCGGGAATCCTCCCGACGCCGGAACTGGGGCCTGGAACCACCCCTCGTGAAGCAGTCAGCACCGTCGTGGTGCTCGCCATCGCCTGTTACATGTCGTTCAGTGCTGGTGCGAGTAACGTCGCAAATGCGGTTGCACCACTCGTCGGTGGTGGATTGATCGGCACGGGGAACGCCGTCATCCTCGCGACTGTCGCAATCGGGGTTGGTGCATTTACCATCGCACGGCGGACGATGGAGTCTGTCGGAAACGACCTCACCGATCTGCCATTACTGGCCGCGACTATCGTGATGGTTGTTGCTGCGAGCATTACGACAGTGGCCTCGGCCCTCGGCATCCCGATGAGCCTCGCCCTCTCGACAGTCATGTGCATCGTCGGTTTGGGCTGGGGGCGAGCGACCCGTCCGACAGGGGCTGTCGACCTCGCTCGTGGGGACGTCAAAACCGATATTTCGGTGGATGCAATCACCGCCGAGACGGGTGACGAAGTCGATCCGGTTGGCGAAGAAGACCCCCGGAACGTCCAGGACGCCCAGCAGTTGTTCGATCCCTCGTCAGTCGTTCGGTTCGTCGCGTTCTGGATTATCGGCCCCTCTATCGCGACGGCGCTCTCCTACCTGGCGTTCCTGGTGCTCCCGATTGCAGGAACCGCCTGA
- a CDS encoding universal stress protein codes for MISRVLVPMDDSEMAEHALEYALKAHPDAEITVLHIVGEPSPMMGKAMGLALEDDLEEAADEHASQVLERAREIAQTHEREIKTDVAWGSPAKAIINRAAEFETVVVGSHGGSLAERLIVGNVAQKVFRRSPVPVTVVR; via the coding sequence ATGATTTCCCGCGTTCTCGTTCCGATGGACGATTCGGAGATGGCTGAACACGCGCTTGAATACGCGCTGAAAGCGCATCCCGATGCGGAGATTACGGTCTTACACATTGTCGGTGAACCCTCACCGATGATGGGGAAAGCGATGGGGCTTGCACTCGAAGACGATCTTGAGGAGGCAGCGGATGAGCATGCATCACAAGTACTTGAGCGAGCGCGTGAGATCGCACAAACGCATGAAAGAGAGATTAAGACGGACGTAGCGTGGGGGAGTCCAGCGAAAGCGATTATCAATCGAGCAGCCGAATTCGAGACCGTTGTGGTTGGGAGCCACGGTGGATCGCTTGCGGAACGATTAATCGTTGGGAACGTTGCTCAGAAGGTGTTCCGTCGCTCACCGGTGCCCGTAACTGTTGTTCGATGA
- a CDS encoding propionyl-CoA carboxylase, translating into MKVRIGGGATESEAEAVAAALAEHVRDDVEVYLGDADEPAAVHEAPEVPDDEPEPELGPTEREAQLREEIADILEGGPKKYRDRLPDQDKLFVRDRLDLWFGAEDGESGGEGEDTLLFEDGKFANFDAWHPDSPEVEESDENNRLPADGLITAAAEFDGRDVHFMANDFTVKAGSMAERGVEKFLRMQQRALKTGKPVFYLMDSSGGRIDQQSGFFANREGIGKYYFNHSRLSGRVPQICVLYGPCIAGAAYTPVFADFTVMVEGMSAMAIASPRMVKMVTGEEIEMQDLGGPDVHARESGSADLVARDEEHARELVSNLVQYLPDNSDEKPPSQPAQPPAKSPEGIDGLIPESPNRAYDMHDLIDRVVDRDSFFELKPEYGKEILTGYGRIDGRTVGIVANQPTQRAGAIFPDAAEKAAEFVWKSDAYNIPMLYLCDTPGFMAGSQVEKDAILEKGKKMIYATSEATVPKQSVVVRKAYGAGIYAMSGPAYDPESVLALPSGEIGIMGPEAAINAVYANKLNAIDDPEERAEREKELREEYREDIDVHRMASETVIDEIVPPSELRTELARRFEFYEDVEKDRPSKKHGTIL; encoded by the coding sequence ATGAAGGTACGCATCGGTGGCGGCGCGACCGAGTCCGAGGCGGAAGCGGTCGCCGCGGCGCTCGCCGAGCACGTCCGCGACGACGTCGAGGTGTACCTCGGCGACGCCGACGAGCCGGCAGCAGTCCACGAGGCGCCCGAGGTCCCCGACGACGAACCCGAGCCCGAACTCGGCCCGACGGAGCGCGAGGCGCAACTCCGCGAGGAGATCGCGGACATCCTCGAGGGCGGTCCGAAGAAGTACCGCGACCGCCTCCCGGACCAGGACAAACTCTTCGTGCGCGACAGGCTCGACCTCTGGTTCGGAGCAGAGGACGGCGAGAGCGGAGGCGAGGGGGAGGACACGCTCCTCTTCGAGGACGGGAAGTTCGCGAACTTCGACGCGTGGCACCCCGACAGCCCCGAGGTCGAGGAGAGCGACGAGAACAACCGCCTCCCCGCGGACGGCCTCATCACCGCCGCCGCGGAGTTCGACGGCCGCGACGTCCACTTCATGGCCAACGACTTCACCGTGAAGGCGGGGTCGATGGCCGAGCGCGGCGTCGAGAAGTTCCTCCGGATGCAGCAGCGCGCGCTCAAGACCGGCAAGCCGGTGTTCTACCTGATGGACTCCTCCGGGGGTCGCATCGACCAGCAGAGCGGCTTCTTCGCGAACCGCGAGGGCATCGGGAAGTACTACTTCAACCACTCGCGGCTCTCCGGGCGCGTCCCCCAGATCTGCGTGCTCTACGGGCCCTGTATCGCCGGCGCCGCGTACACGCCGGTGTTCGCGGACTTCACCGTGATGGTCGAGGGGATGTCCGCGATGGCCATCGCCAGCCCCCGGATGGTGAAGATGGTGACCGGCGAGGAGATCGAGATGCAGGACCTCGGCGGCCCCGACGTCCACGCCCGCGAGTCCGGGAGCGCGGACCTCGTGGCGCGCGACGAGGAGCACGCCCGAGAACTCGTCTCGAACCTCGTCCAGTACCTCCCGGACAACAGCGACGAGAAGCCGCCGAGCCAGCCCGCGCAACCCCCGGCGAAGTCGCCCGAGGGCATCGACGGCCTGATTCCCGAGTCCCCGAACCGCGCCTACGACATGCACGACCTCATCGACCGCGTGGTCGACCGGGACTCCTTCTTCGAACTCAAACCCGAGTACGGCAAGGAGATTCTCACAGGCTACGGGCGCATCGACGGCCGGACAGTCGGCATCGTCGCCAACCAGCCGACCCAGCGCGCGGGCGCCATCTTCCCGGACGCCGCCGAGAAGGCCGCGGAGTTCGTCTGGAAGTCCGACGCCTACAACATCCCGATGCTCTACCTCTGTGACACGCCCGGGTTCATGGCGGGCAGCCAGGTCGAGAAGGACGCCATCCTCGAGAAGGGCAAGAAGATGATCTACGCCACCAGCGAGGCCACCGTCCCGAAGCAGTCAGTCGTCGTCCGGAAGGCGTACGGCGCGGGCATCTACGCCATGTCGGGCCCGGCATACGACCCCGAGTCCGTCCTCGCACTCCCTTCGGGCGAGATTGGTATCATGGGTCCCGAGGCGGCCATCAACGCCGTCTACGCGAACAAGCTGAACGCCATCGACGACCCCGAAGAGCGCGCGGAGCGCGAGAAGGAACTCCGCGAGGAGTACCGCGAGGACATCGACGTCCACCGGATGGCCAGCGAGACGGTCATCGACGAGATCGTCCCGCCCTCCGAGCTCCGCACGGAACTGGCCAGACGCTTCGAGTTCTACGAGGACGTCGAGAAGGACCGGCCCTCGAAGAAGCACGGTACCATCCTCTGA